From Cydia splendana chromosome 4, ilCydSple1.2, whole genome shotgun sequence, one genomic window encodes:
- the LOC134790211 gene encoding uncharacterized protein LOC134790211 produces MVLTDFLTETRRRWLKAFKLFKRSKSRKSARNRISPLVRSPSYSGTVDARSEIDIQRYCPCRASLPPLHIASESIDGYSSCNSYDSSRNESLRSYECGYNCARSDSAYESARSSPARAPVCYATVTYFNVNDSEDSSSIRTEYTLLDYDLEDREMDGTEERAQNFINESLELVSTL; encoded by the coding sequence GCTTTCAAGCTGTTCAAACGGAGCAAGAGCCGCAAGAGCGCCCGCAACCGCATCTCGCCCCTCGTGCGTTCACCATCATACTCTGGCACCGTCGACGCTCGCTCCGAGATCGACATCCAACGCTACTGCCCTTGCAGAGCCTCTCTACCACCCCTTCACATCGCAAGCGAAAGCATCGATGGATACAGCAGCTGCAATAGCTACGACAGCTCACGAAACGAAAGTTTACGGAGTTACGAGTGTGGATATAACTGTGCGCGATCGGATTCTGCCTATGAATCAGCTAGAAGCAGCCCGGCTAGAGCACCGGTCTGCTATGCCACAGTCACATATTTTAACGTTAACGACAGCGAGGATAGCAGCAGTATCAGAACAGAATACACGCTACTAGATTATGATTTGGAGGACAGAGAAATGGATGGGACTGAGGAGAGAGCGCAGAATTTTATCAACGAAAGCTTGGAGTTAGTTAGCACTTTATGA